In one Candidatus Planktophila vernalis genomic region, the following are encoded:
- a CDS encoding DUF3039 domain-containing protein, producing the protein MGLFGKRGIETDSDTDLLTRPDLEEDDGGHDRFAHYVKKEKITESAVTGKAVRALCGKKWIPSRAPEKYPICPRCKEIYAGLKPEPEDK; encoded by the coding sequence ATGGGCCTCTTTGGAAAGCGTGGAATTGAGACGGATTCTGACACCGATCTCTTAACTAGACCTGACCTTGAAGAAGACGATGGTGGTCATGATCGATTTGCTCATTATGTGAAGAAGGAAAAAATCACAGAATCTGCTGTGACTGGAAAAGCTGTAAGAGCCCTTTGTGGCAAAAAATGGATTCCCTCTCGTGCTCCAGAGAAATACCCAATCTGCCCAAGATGCAAAGAGATTTATGCAGGGTTAAAACCCGAACCAGAAGATAAGTGA
- the rph gene encoding ribonuclease PH, with protein MARNDGRQVNDLREIKFTRGWLDHAEGSVLVEFGKTRVLCVASFSPGVPRWLKDSGNGWVTSEYAMLPRATHTRSDRESVKGKLGGRTQEISRLVGRSLRAIVNMKELGENTIVIDCDVLQADGGTRTAAITGAYVALADAITWAKAQGHIKATANPLSDSVAAVSVGIIDGVPMLDLCYEEDVRAETDMNVVVAGDGRFIEVQGTAEGAPFDRALLNQLLDLAVEGCATLSKLQKEVLSK; from the coding sequence ATGGCACGCAATGACGGACGACAAGTTAATGACCTGCGAGAAATTAAGTTCACTCGTGGATGGCTTGACCATGCCGAAGGATCTGTTCTTGTTGAGTTCGGCAAGACCCGTGTTCTCTGTGTTGCATCATTTTCACCAGGTGTTCCACGTTGGTTAAAAGATTCTGGAAATGGATGGGTTACATCTGAATATGCGATGTTGCCTCGTGCCACTCATACACGCTCTGACCGTGAGAGCGTAAAAGGCAAGTTAGGCGGACGCACGCAAGAGATTTCACGTTTAGTTGGCCGCTCACTTCGTGCAATTGTGAATATGAAGGAACTTGGCGAAAACACAATTGTTATCGACTGCGACGTATTGCAAGCAGATGGTGGAACTCGTACTGCAGCTATCACTGGTGCCTATGTTGCGCTAGCAGATGCAATTACTTGGGCTAAAGCACAAGGTCACATCAAAGCAACAGCAAATCCTTTGAGTGATTCAGTGGCGGCAGTAAGTGTTGGAATCATTGATGGAGTTCCAATGTTGGATCTTTGCTATGAAGAAGATGTGCGCGCTGAAACAGATATGAATGTTGTTGTTGCTGGGGATGGCCGATTTATTGAGGTGCAAGGCACCGCAGAGGGTGCTCCATTTGATCGTGCACTACTTAATCAACTTCTAGATTTAGCTGTTGAGGGTTGTGCAACTTTGAGCAAGCTGCAAAAAGAAGTTCTCTCAAAATAG
- a CDS encoding acyltransferase family protein, whose product MSTPRGIRYIPAIDGLRAVAVIAVMLYHLGFTWIPGGFLGVDLFFVISGYVITRLLLDSIQRSGGLDLRAFYKARIRRLFPPLVFMIFVTIIYISIWAPETMRRFISDSPFALLGGMNWWLVFRQTDYFDTISRPPLLQHTWSLGVEAQFYLIWPLILLLVLRQFGKAKIPGAALIIAAFSGIALLLVSYEVDAANTSQVSHVYFGTDTHSIGLFLGAALAVSWVPQNLQEKVNRRAQDFIDGIGVIGFVGLLGVFLLVNESDPTLYKLAFPLAGIFGCAILTSIVHPASRFAPILSSRVAVWIGERSYAIYLWHWVVFQVTRPAVDLEGSTWALYALRILVVFALADISLRLVELPVRSGLVEYWFKGMKYRTKNVQRRQKSTVVASVLLLILGTSYISANAISQSDKEMAIVKQQLEQPVQPSEPTGTQPGGLWVTGDSVILGIHYELDARSPIAIINARVGRQATELIEVMKADKANAVDSTVIFNMGNNNKLTSDQVMAVFEEVKNQPRIIVVNTAVPRGWRDENNALIAQYAALYGATVVDWASISMGHPEYFAPDGVHLVPAGVRAYVDAITATL is encoded by the coding sequence ATGTCTACTCCCCGCGGTATCCGTTATATCCCTGCCATTGATGGGTTGCGTGCCGTTGCTGTAATTGCTGTAATGCTTTATCACTTGGGCTTTACCTGGATTCCAGGTGGATTCCTTGGCGTTGACCTCTTCTTTGTGATCTCTGGTTACGTAATCACACGCCTGCTTTTAGATTCAATCCAGCGCAGTGGTGGTTTAGACCTACGCGCTTTCTATAAAGCACGTATTCGCAGATTGTTTCCACCACTTGTATTTATGATCTTTGTGACGATTATTTACATCAGCATTTGGGCACCAGAAACGATGCGCCGGTTTATTAGCGATAGTCCCTTTGCACTCCTTGGGGGAATGAACTGGTGGTTAGTTTTTAGACAGACCGACTATTTCGACACCATTTCGCGGCCGCCCTTGCTGCAGCACACCTGGTCACTTGGTGTAGAAGCTCAGTTCTATTTAATTTGGCCACTTATTTTGCTTCTCGTTCTTCGCCAATTCGGAAAGGCAAAAATCCCTGGTGCAGCACTCATAATCGCTGCCTTTTCAGGTATTGCGCTATTACTCGTCTCATATGAAGTTGATGCTGCCAACACCTCACAAGTAAGCCATGTTTACTTTGGTACAGATACTCACAGCATTGGATTATTTCTAGGTGCTGCCCTTGCAGTGAGTTGGGTCCCACAGAATCTTCAAGAGAAGGTCAATAGACGAGCACAAGATTTCATTGATGGCATTGGTGTCATCGGTTTTGTTGGATTACTTGGAGTCTTTTTATTGGTCAATGAAAGTGATCCAACACTTTATAAATTAGCTTTCCCGCTTGCTGGAATTTTTGGTTGTGCAATCCTTACTAGCATCGTCCACCCTGCTTCTCGATTTGCACCGATTCTAAGTAGCAGAGTCGCTGTGTGGATTGGTGAGCGCTCTTACGCAATCTACTTATGGCACTGGGTTGTCTTTCAAGTTACTCGCCCAGCAGTAGATCTTGAAGGATCGACTTGGGCTCTTTATGCATTGCGCATTTTGGTTGTTTTTGCACTTGCAGACATTTCACTTCGCTTAGTCGAACTCCCCGTTCGAAGTGGACTAGTTGAGTATTGGTTTAAAGGAATGAAATATCGCACCAAGAACGTGCAACGACGTCAAAAGAGCACTGTTGTTGCGTCAGTGCTTCTCTTAATACTTGGCACCTCATACATCAGTGCAAACGCTATTTCGCAAAGTGATAAAGAAATGGCCATTGTTAAGCAGCAGCTTGAACAACCAGTTCAACCAAGTGAACCCACTGGAACTCAACCAGGTGGCTTATGGGTTACTGGTGATTCTGTGATTTTAGGAATTCACTATGAATTAGATGCGCGCAGCCCTATTGCAATTATTAATGCTCGTGTTGGTCGTCAAGCAACCGAACTCATTGAAGTGATGAAAGCTGATAAAGCTAACGCGGTAGATTCAACAGTCATCTTTAATATGGGAAATAACAATAAGTTGACTTCCGATCAAGTAATGGCCGTGTTTGAAGAAGTGAAGAATCAGCCACGAATTATCGTTGTTAACACTGCTGTGCCAAGAGGATGGCGAGATGAGAACAATGCCCTCATTGCTCAATATGCCGCTTTATATGGCGCAACAGTTGTTGATTGGGCCAGCATCTCTATGGGCCATCCCGAATACTTCGCACCTGATGGTGTGCACTTAGTTCCTGCTGGTGTGCGCGCATATGTGGATGCAATCACTGCAACGCTATAG
- a CDS encoding Re/Si-specific NAD(P)(+) transhydrogenase subunit alpha — translation MRVVVPKEIKDGEKRVALVPDVINKLTRLGFDVVIESGAGVHSQAVDAEYKAAGATISDGEVLSTADAVLSVQPLTPAQMGKLKKGAITISFLSPVTAVDSIDAAASAGVTAFSLELVPRISRAQSMDALTSQALCAGYRAVLVGAELSPRFFPMLMTAAGTVTPAQVLVLGAGVAGLQAIATARRLGAVVSAYDVRPASADEVRSMGATFIELELESLEGSGGYAREMTEDRAAKQRDLLTPYIAKSHIVITTAAVPGRQAPRLMTQAMVDSMGPGTVIVDLAAETGGNVEGSKPGEIVITSGGVKIWGGKDVPSHLPFHASFLYSRNVVNLLTLMTTAAKEGEAVAFNLNFEDEIINGSALTHAGSRRGDK, via the coding sequence ATGCGTGTAGTCGTCCCGAAAGAAATAAAAGATGGTGAGAAGCGCGTGGCGCTTGTCCCCGATGTCATTAACAAGTTAACTCGACTTGGCTTTGACGTTGTCATCGAATCCGGTGCTGGAGTCCATTCACAGGCTGTAGATGCTGAATATAAAGCTGCTGGTGCAACGATTTCTGATGGAGAAGTGCTCAGCACTGCTGATGCGGTTCTTTCAGTGCAACCATTAACTCCAGCTCAAATGGGCAAGTTAAAAAAGGGTGCGATCACCATTTCATTCCTCTCTCCAGTTACTGCAGTTGACTCAATCGATGCTGCAGCATCTGCAGGAGTAACTGCATTTTCATTAGAACTAGTTCCTCGAATTTCGCGCGCACAATCAATGGATGCTCTTACTTCTCAAGCACTATGTGCCGGGTATCGCGCAGTTCTTGTTGGCGCAGAACTATCACCACGATTTTTCCCAATGCTAATGACTGCTGCAGGAACAGTTACACCTGCACAAGTACTTGTTCTTGGCGCAGGAGTTGCAGGACTACAAGCAATTGCAACTGCTCGTCGACTTGGCGCAGTTGTTTCGGCTTACGATGTGCGCCCAGCATCTGCAGATGAAGTTCGATCAATGGGTGCAACATTTATTGAATTAGAACTTGAGTCACTTGAAGGTTCAGGTGGTTATGCGCGCGAGATGACTGAAGATCGCGCAGCAAAGCAACGTGACCTTCTAACTCCTTACATCGCCAAATCACACATTGTTATTACAACTGCAGCAGTACCTGGTCGCCAAGCACCGCGTTTAATGACTCAAGCAATGGTTGACTCAATGGGACCTGGAACAGTAATCGTTGACTTAGCAGCTGAAACTGGTGGAAACGTTGAAGGATCAAAACCTGGAGAAATTGTCATAACTTCTGGAGGTGTAAAAATCTGGGGCGGCAAAGATGTTCCAAGCCATCTTCCATTCCACGCTTCATTCCTTTATTCACGCAACGTAGTTAATTTGTTAACTCTCATGACTACGGCGGCAAAAGAGGGCGAAGCAGTTGCTTTTAATCTTAATTTTGAGGATGAAATCATTAATGGCTCGGCGCTAACACATGCTGGATCACGAAGAGGAGACAAATAA
- a CDS encoding fibronectin type III domain-containing protein, producing the protein MAVKKKSAAKKKVAKKAPARKAVAKKSAAKKSVAKKKTTAKRAVKKSVAKKTAKKAPAKKAAAKKVAKKKTAAKRPVKKSAKKAAAPRVTVTSSRPVAAPVAPVKAVAPAKPTAAPKQGASGRVVFAVVVGIVLLAMIVWSKSGTDTDDGAAPAPSMSQSVEASESATPEETTAAVGTIEAPSKFVALKSADGLNLRWVAPMATEGLTGYNVEIRANGTGDWTTIATVPADQLTQAVTKSGDAGWTQFRVSSVYSDGQTAPATVFGIPGEFK; encoded by the coding sequence GTGGCCGTAAAGAAGAAGAGCGCAGCAAAGAAGAAGGTTGCAAAAAAGGCACCTGCTAGAAAAGCTGTAGCAAAGAAGTCAGCTGCAAAGAAATCTGTAGCTAAGAAAAAGACAACCGCAAAGCGCGCAGTAAAAAAGAGCGTTGCTAAGAAAACTGCGAAGAAGGCACCAGCTAAGAAAGCTGCTGCAAAAAAGGTTGCCAAGAAGAAGACAGCTGCAAAGCGTCCAGTAAAGAAGAGTGCAAAGAAAGCTGCTGCACCAAGAGTTACTGTCACATCTTCTCGTCCAGTAGCAGCACCGGTTGCACCAGTTAAAGCGGTTGCACCTGCAAAGCCAACTGCTGCACCAAAGCAAGGTGCTTCAGGACGTGTTGTATTTGCTGTAGTAGTAGGAATTGTTTTGCTTGCAATGATCGTTTGGTCAAAGTCAGGCACAGATACTGATGATGGCGCAGCGCCTGCACCTTCTATGTCGCAATCAGTTGAAGCATCAGAGTCAGCTACACCAGAAGAGACAACAGCTGCAGTTGGAACAATTGAAGCTCCATCTAAGTTTGTTGCACTCAAGAGTGCAGATGGCTTAAATCTTCGCTGGGTAGCACCAATGGCCACAGAGGGTTTGACCGGCTATAACGTTGAGATCCGCGCAAATGGAACTGGTGATTGGACAACAATCGCAACTGTTCCAGCAGATCAACTAACTCAAGCTGTAACAAAGAGCGGTGATGCTGGGTGGACTCAGTTCCGTGTGTCTTCTGTTTACTCAGATGGACAAACAGCGCCTGCAACAGTCTTTGGAATTCCAGGTGAGTTCAAGTAA
- a CDS encoding glycosyl hydrolase family 18 protein, protein MIISLSPPALAADNQPRKIVSGWIPYYSTKTVMPFIKKLPTLPTPAANSPVTCEANEYSAEDMALLNSSYLFTNKDLMKEVMPFWYSLKTPTLIRDDYSTANPSWPIANTICLMRKSGLKLIPTITDGTDKLVLSGYLAKPEVRTTIVKTIVDLVNKYSFDGIDLDFEGFAFVDGNTTWPRTAPNWVLFVKELSVALRAQQKLLSISAPYAFNPAEKQKGYYVYSWAQIASSIDRLRIMTYDYSVAKPGPIGPISWTEKTLQYAISIMPASKVFIGLPGYGRDWITSVAGTCPATAPPGLKAGAKAATFRMNYAAAKAAIDQAVPVFDVKSSEATYSYQQTFNGLTAKGAATACTVNRTVWYQNDRSYLERMNLVAKYRLGGAALWTLGMEDVAATTAMRNVALAIAPDTVLSTLTVEQVNSKGTFYGGVFTLKSTLTLKDKSPVAGIPVSLEIKRANENSWTPIAELISGADGSVSVPITIGANASFRFSTQGTWERAESLSNEGKVVLLSRIVLERPTSVKSGKEFIVKGTLLPVLAGQVVVLQKFVSGKWQNIGTATTTGANGEFQVSLIEAKKGVIKLRVQITTKDEQVLTPEFAVVVR, encoded by the coding sequence ATGATCATTTCATTATCACCACCAGCACTAGCGGCCGATAATCAACCTCGCAAGATTGTTTCTGGCTGGATTCCGTATTACTCCACTAAGACGGTAATGCCCTTTATTAAGAAATTACCAACGCTTCCGACTCCTGCCGCTAACTCGCCAGTCACTTGCGAAGCTAATGAGTATTCAGCTGAAGACATGGCTTTACTCAATTCTTCATATCTATTTACAAATAAAGATTTAATGAAAGAAGTAATGCCATTTTGGTATTCCCTAAAAACGCCCACTCTCATTAGAGATGATTATTCAACTGCTAATCCATCGTGGCCTATCGCCAACACAATCTGTTTAATGCGCAAAAGTGGATTAAAATTGATTCCCACAATTACTGACGGTACGGATAAATTAGTTTTATCAGGTTACTTGGCTAAGCCTGAAGTTCGAACAACTATCGTAAAAACGATAGTGGATCTTGTGAACAAGTATTCATTTGATGGGATTGACCTAGATTTTGAAGGCTTTGCTTTTGTGGATGGGAATACAACGTGGCCTAGAACAGCACCTAACTGGGTCTTGTTTGTAAAAGAACTCAGTGTTGCTTTGCGCGCTCAGCAGAAACTTCTGTCAATATCAGCTCCTTATGCATTCAATCCAGCTGAAAAACAAAAGGGTTACTACGTTTATTCATGGGCTCAGATTGCATCAAGCATTGATCGTTTGAGAATCATGACTTATGACTACTCAGTAGCTAAACCAGGGCCAATTGGTCCAATTAGCTGGACTGAGAAAACACTTCAATACGCAATTTCAATTATGCCTGCATCTAAAGTTTTTATTGGGCTTCCTGGTTATGGTCGAGATTGGATAACCAGTGTTGCTGGAACATGCCCTGCTACTGCGCCACCTGGATTAAAAGCTGGAGCGAAAGCTGCAACATTTAGAATGAATTATGCAGCTGCAAAAGCAGCCATTGATCAGGCAGTGCCGGTTTTTGATGTTAAAAGCAGTGAAGCCACATATTCATACCAACAGACATTTAATGGATTAACTGCAAAAGGTGCAGCAACTGCGTGCACAGTTAATCGAACTGTTTGGTATCAAAATGATCGAAGCTACTTAGAGCGGATGAATCTAGTTGCGAAGTATCGTTTAGGTGGGGCGGCATTGTGGACACTTGGTATGGAAGATGTAGCTGCTACAACAGCAATGAGAAATGTTGCTCTTGCAATTGCTCCAGATACCGTTTTAAGCACACTCACTGTCGAACAAGTAAATAGCAAAGGTACTTTCTATGGGGGAGTCTTCACCTTGAAAAGCACTCTCACACTTAAAGACAAGTCACCAGTGGCCGGAATACCTGTGAGCCTTGAAATAAAGCGAGCTAATGAAAATTCATGGACTCCTATTGCAGAACTCATAAGTGGCGCGGATGGAAGCGTCAGTGTTCCTATAACTATTGGAGCTAACGCCTCATTCAGGTTTAGTACCCAAGGAACTTGGGAGCGCGCAGAATCATTGAGTAATGAAGGCAAAGTCGTCCTTCTTTCACGAATAGTTCTAGAACGCCCAACTTCTGTGAAGTCTGGCAAGGAATTTATTGTGAAAGGAACTTTGCTCCCAGTCTTGGCGGGACAAGTTGTTGTGCTTCAGAAGTTTGTGTCAGGTAAATGGCAAAATATAGGTACTGCAACAACCACTGGAGCTAATGGAGAATTCCAAGTTAGCTTGATAGAAGCCAAGAAAGGAGTTATTAAATTGCGAGTCCAAATCACAACAAAAGATGAACAAGTTCTAACTCCAGAATTCGCAGTGGTGGTTCGTTAA
- a CDS encoding XTP/dITP diphosphatase, protein MQQRLVLATRNKGKLVEFRRILDSLAPGEINLVGVDEFPDLVDVEETGSTFEENALLKARYTANATGLPAISDDSGLCVDFLNGDPGIYSARWAGTHGDDQANLEKLLSELKDVSDDKRTAHFTCVAALAMPDGRTHVEEGLFHGQILHAPVGQEGFGYDPIFQPLGMSISSAQMSPQEKDAVSHRGKALRLIAPHVIQMLRSLG, encoded by the coding sequence GTGCAACAAAGATTAGTTCTTGCCACGCGCAATAAAGGAAAGCTTGTTGAGTTCCGTAGAATTCTGGATTCTCTAGCACCAGGTGAAATCAACCTGGTAGGTGTTGATGAATTTCCTGACTTAGTTGACGTGGAAGAGACAGGTTCCACTTTTGAAGAAAACGCTTTACTAAAAGCCAGATACACCGCAAACGCAACTGGATTGCCGGCGATTTCAGATGATTCTGGATTATGTGTTGATTTCCTCAATGGTGATCCAGGTATTTATTCAGCTAGATGGGCAGGTACTCACGGAGATGATCAAGCTAATCTAGAAAAGCTTCTCAGCGAATTAAAAGATGTCAGCGATGACAAACGCACTGCACATTTCACTTGCGTTGCAGCGCTAGCAATGCCTGATGGTCGCACCCATGTTGAAGAGGGCCTTTTTCACGGCCAGATCTTGCATGCACCAGTTGGCCAGGAAGGATTTGGTTATGACCCCATTTTCCAACCCCTGGGGATGAGTATTTCGAGCGCACAAATGAGCCCGCAAGAAAAGGATGCCGTCAGTCATCGCGGAAAAGCTTTGCGCCTAATTGCGCCTCATGTCATACAAATGCTGAGGAGCCTGGGGTAA
- the murI gene encoding glutamate racemase, with protein MSNAPIGIFDSGVGGLTVARAILDQLPNESTIYIGDTARGPYGPRPLAEVREFALETLDFLVEQGVKAIVIACNTASAAMLRDARERYKVPVIEVIQPAVRRAVAATRSGHIGVIGTRATVDSKAYLDAFAAAPQLQITSIPCPLFVEFVERGETSGPEITKIARDYLAPVMEAKVDTLVLGCTHYPLLTGVISYVMGEGVTLVSSAEETAKDLYRTLVENNLLRDARGGAPTHKFLATGDAKAFESLARRFLGPEVTRVEHQDL; from the coding sequence GTGAGTAATGCACCCATTGGAATCTTCGATTCAGGAGTAGGTGGGCTTACCGTTGCCAGAGCAATTCTAGATCAACTTCCTAACGAATCAACAATCTATATCGGCGATACAGCGCGAGGTCCGTATGGTCCACGCCCATTGGCTGAAGTTCGTGAATTTGCATTAGAAACTTTGGATTTCTTAGTAGAGCAAGGCGTGAAAGCAATTGTGATTGCATGTAACACAGCTAGTGCTGCAATGCTTCGCGATGCTCGCGAGCGATACAAAGTTCCAGTCATTGAAGTTATTCAACCTGCAGTCAGACGTGCAGTAGCTGCTACTCGAAGCGGTCATATCGGAGTTATTGGAACTCGCGCCACAGTTGATTCCAAGGCTTACCTAGATGCTTTTGCTGCTGCTCCTCAATTGCAGATTACTTCTATTCCTTGTCCTCTCTTTGTGGAATTTGTTGAGCGTGGTGAAACTTCTGGCCCTGAAATTACTAAAATTGCCCGTGATTACTTAGCTCCTGTAATGGAGGCAAAAGTAGATACATTAGTTTTGGGCTGCACGCACTATCCACTATTAACAGGTGTCATCTCATACGTTATGGGCGAAGGCGTCACATTAGTTTCAAGTGCTGAAGAAACGGCAAAAGATCTTTATCGCACATTAGTTGAAAACAATTTACTTCGCGATGCACGTGGTGGTGCCCCAACACACAAATTCTTAGCAACTGGCGATGCCAAAGCTTTTGAAAGCTTAGCTCGACGTTTTCTAGGTCCAGAAGTAACCCGCGTCGAACACCAAGATCTATAA
- the trhA gene encoding PAQR family membrane homeostasis protein TrhA, with translation MTQLPVVPPKLRGWFHLGATPAVIIASLVLFILSNSSLKFAVAIYSITAIMLFSVSAIYHRVPWTPAKKKIWRRWDHANINLLIAGSYTPFAVALLEGRSRNILLLVVWIGAAIGVGLRIFWLNAPRWLYVANYLLLGWVAVVYTPALYREGGLWVILPVLIGGLFYSIGAIFYALKRPGRDAKYFGFHELFHIFVLAAWISQYIAISVAIYSK, from the coding sequence ATGACACAGCTTCCTGTGGTCCCACCTAAATTACGTGGCTGGTTTCACCTAGGTGCAACCCCTGCAGTCATTATCGCCTCACTGGTGCTTTTCATTCTCAGTAACTCTTCACTCAAATTTGCAGTTGCTATTTATTCCATCACAGCAATTATGTTGTTTAGTGTCTCGGCCATTTATCACCGCGTTCCTTGGACGCCTGCAAAGAAAAAAATATGGCGTAGGTGGGATCACGCAAATATCAATTTGCTCATTGCCGGTTCCTATACCCCTTTTGCAGTTGCACTACTTGAAGGTCGTAGCCGAAATATCTTGCTCCTAGTCGTTTGGATTGGCGCAGCAATTGGTGTGGGCCTTCGAATCTTTTGGCTCAATGCACCTAGATGGTTATACGTTGCAAACTATTTATTGCTCGGATGGGTGGCCGTGGTTTATACGCCAGCGCTCTACCGAGAGGGTGGTTTATGGGTAATACTCCCTGTTCTCATCGGAGGCCTTTTCTACTCAATCGGTGCAATCTTCTATGCCCTCAAGCGCCCAGGGCGAGATGCGAAGTACTTTGGCTTCCATGAGCTCTTCCATATATTCGTCCTGGCAGCCTGGATCTCGCAATACATTGCGATTTCAGTGGCGATTTACAGTAAGTAA
- the clpS gene encoding ATP-dependent Clp protease adapter ClpS: MVKVDEKIEEAIKEIFSGDKPWVTIVWDDPVNLMTYVTYVLMELFGYSREKAHELMMKVHTEGKAVVSTGSREEMEHDVARLHEYGLWATLQRGDQAI; encoded by the coding sequence ATGGTTAAAGTCGATGAGAAAATCGAAGAAGCCATAAAAGAGATTTTCAGCGGAGATAAACCCTGGGTAACAATTGTTTGGGATGATCCTGTTAATTTGATGACCTATGTGACTTATGTATTAATGGAACTCTTTGGTTACAGCAGAGAAAAAGCCCATGAGCTTATGATGAAAGTCCATACGGAGGGCAAGGCTGTTGTTTCAACGGGAAGTCGTGAAGAAATGGAACACGATGTTGCTCGTTTACATGAATACGGACTCTGGGCAACATTGCAGCGAGGTGATCAGGCGATATGA
- a CDS encoding DUF2017 domain-containing protein has product MTDHDTDEQHGFHRHGDNAFVAEFSESEREVLINLVEQILELLGERTDNHVDDPLAAMVGITTHDSPPEDEVLLRLLPNAYADQVDAAEFRRYTESTLRGKKYAHSMSMRITLKSSVDGIIEVDHDGANDWLGAMNDIRLALGVRLKVEQNSHEELELLAPDDPMRGVYAVYSWLGWLQESLIVALMDEAI; this is encoded by the coding sequence ATGACAGATCACGATACAGATGAACAACATGGCTTCCATCGCCACGGCGATAATGCCTTCGTCGCAGAATTTTCTGAATCAGAGCGTGAAGTTCTCATTAATTTGGTTGAACAAATCCTTGAACTACTTGGTGAGCGCACTGATAATCACGTAGATGACCCACTTGCTGCGATGGTTGGAATTACAACACATGATTCACCTCCAGAAGATGAAGTTTTGCTTCGACTCTTACCAAATGCATATGCCGACCAAGTTGATGCAGCAGAGTTTCGCCGATACACAGAATCAACTTTAAGAGGAAAAAAGTATGCACACTCAATGTCAATGCGAATTACTTTAAAGAGTTCAGTGGATGGAATCATTGAAGTAGATCACGATGGCGCTAATGACTGGTTGGGTGCGATGAATGACATTCGTTTGGCACTTGGCGTTCGTTTAAAGGTTGAACAAAATAGCCATGAAGAGTTAGAACTCTTGGCACCAGATGATCCAATGCGCGGGGTCTACGCTGTTTATAGTTGGTTAGGTTGGCTGCAAGAATCCTTGATTGTTGCGCTTATGGATGAAGCTATTTAG
- the argF gene encoding ornithine carbamoyltransferase, with the protein MKDLLRTQDLSRDDVELLLETAAAFAEDPLRSKSALANKSVAIYMTKPSTRTRLSSETAVAHLGGTPIFIRGDELQLGRGETIADTAKIISGYCSALIIRTFAQADVEELGAHASIPVINALTDDDHPTQLLADWLTIRENFGKDIDGRKFVYLGDGNNMSHAWLIMGAIMGAHVVAATPSGKWAPNAKVVEIAKNLAAKSGGKVEVSHDPEAASKDASVLYTDVWMSMGDSESERDEKVLALSPFAVTENLFSLTNKDSIFMHCLPAHRGEEVAASVIDGPRSVIWREAYHRRTTIQSLLFHLTKGDLKGN; encoded by the coding sequence ATGAAGGACTTACTGCGCACACAAGATCTCAGCCGCGATGATGTTGAGCTTTTGCTGGAAACCGCTGCGGCATTTGCCGAAGATCCGCTTCGCTCGAAAAGCGCTTTAGCAAACAAGAGCGTTGCCATTTATATGACTAAGCCTTCAACCCGTACTCGACTCTCTTCTGAAACAGCCGTTGCCCACCTGGGCGGCACACCAATCTTTATTCGTGGAGATGAATTGCAGTTGGGTCGCGGGGAAACTATTGCGGACACAGCAAAAATTATTAGCGGTTACTGCAGCGCACTAATCATTCGCACATTTGCTCAGGCAGATGTAGAGGAGTTAGGCGCGCATGCATCCATTCCTGTCATCAATGCCCTGACTGATGATGATCATCCAACCCAGTTACTTGCAGATTGGTTAACGATTCGCGAAAACTTTGGAAAAGACATTGACGGTCGCAAATTTGTTTATCTTGGTGATGGAAACAATATGTCACATGCGTGGTTGATCATGGGTGCAATCATGGGAGCGCATGTTGTTGCTGCAACACCAAGTGGTAAGTGGGCGCCAAATGCCAAAGTTGTTGAGATTGCAAAAAATCTTGCAGCAAAGAGCGGTGGAAAAGTTGAAGTAAGCCATGATCCAGAAGCTGCGTCGAAAGATGCATCGGTTTTATATACCGATGTGTGGATGTCAATGGGAGATTCTGAAAGTGAACGCGATGAGAAGGTGCTAGCACTCTCACCCTTTGCCGTAACGGAGAATTTATTTTCGCTGACAAACAAAGACTCAATATTCATGCATTGTTTACCTGCTCACCGCGGTGAAGAGGTTGCCGCATCTGTCATCGATGGTCCACGTTCTGTGATTTGGCGTGAGGCATATCATCGCCGCACCACGATTCAATCGCTGCTTTTCCACCTCACAAAGGGTGACTTGAAAGGCAACTAG